From a region of the Phycisphaerales bacterium AB-hyl4 genome:
- a CDS encoding PEP-CTERM sorting domain-containing protein (PEP-CTERM proteins occur, often in large numbers, in the proteomes of bacteria that also encode an exosortase, a predicted intramembrane cysteine proteinase. The presence of a PEP-CTERM domain at a protein's C-terminus predicts cleavage within the sorting domain, followed by covalent anchoring to some some component of the (usually Gram-negative) cell surface. Many PEP-CTERM proteins exhibit an unusual sequence composition that includes large numbers of potential glycosylation sites. Expression of one such protein has been shown restore the ability of a bacterium to form floc, a type of biofilm.), whose amino-acid sequence MEATRTNTLRMTSWLFAAMLATGGVVDVAQGQQRTWNGGGETNLWSDDDNWSENPGNPYTGGDGAIWELGSSDAQLDTEMDQAYNIERIQFYNYDFTINSADDNILSLRGAGNGQTLLVGTGGVNAVPVSATINVPVHLTARATASSTDPFKIFDVRPGSELIFNDEITSNAFNIRRAGPGSITFNASSPDMANIYDIANGDTYLGSETALGSATIRHTSGNNIRILSNTGSAMSLSNNMELGGGGAITFTQAGGPDMTLTGDISLLGGTKAFGVSDGTTLTIDGVISGDGGLSKNVAGDMVLTADNTFTGGTFIANGRLINHGSLVSDVSVVGGSAVLTGAGAIGGLQMGGGVVSPGSDTTVATLNASGDSSFLAGSGRYRVNLADAASSAGLGWDLINITGLLEILAGDEPGDVFTIELLGDGANFDNTDYGQLFTIASASEGIDGFDAAMFAVNTDNFGVDLNGGSFVVQMDGNDLNLAFIPEPGSLALLGGAAGLMLLRRRERSFVAG is encoded by the coding sequence ATGGAAGCAACACGAACCAACACCTTGCGAATGACGTCCTGGCTGTTCGCTGCCATGCTCGCAACAGGTGGCGTGGTCGACGTCGCACAGGGCCAACAGCGCACCTGGAACGGCGGCGGCGAGACAAACCTCTGGTCCGACGACGACAACTGGTCGGAAAACCCCGGCAATCCCTACACCGGCGGTGACGGCGCGATCTGGGAACTCGGCAGTTCGGACGCGCAGCTCGATACCGAGATGGACCAGGCGTACAACATCGAGCGCATTCAGTTTTACAATTACGACTTCACCATCAACAGCGCCGACGACAACATCCTCTCGTTGCGTGGCGCGGGAAACGGCCAGACACTGCTCGTCGGCACGGGTGGTGTTAACGCGGTCCCCGTATCCGCCACGATTAACGTGCCCGTCCATCTCACGGCGAGGGCAACGGCAAGCAGCACGGACCCTTTCAAGATCTTCGACGTACGGCCAGGCAGCGAGTTGATCTTTAATGACGAGATCACCTCCAACGCCTTCAACATCCGCAGAGCCGGCCCGGGCTCGATCACGTTCAACGCCAGCAGCCCGGACATGGCCAACATTTACGATATCGCCAACGGCGATACGTACCTCGGCAGTGAGACGGCGCTGGGCTCGGCGACCATTCGCCACACCAGCGGCAACAACATCCGCATCCTCTCGAACACCGGCTCGGCCATGTCGCTGTCCAACAACATGGAACTCGGCGGCGGCGGCGCGATTACCTTCACGCAAGCCGGCGGGCCGGATATGACGCTGACCGGTGACATCTCGCTGCTGGGCGGAACGAAAGCCTTCGGCGTGTCTGATGGGACGACGCTGACGATTGACGGCGTGATCAGCGGCGACGGCGGGTTGAGCAAGAACGTCGCCGGCGACATGGTGCTCACCGCGGACAACACCTTCACCGGCGGAACCTTCATTGCCAACGGCCGATTGATTAACCATGGCTCGCTGGTGAGCGACGTTTCCGTCGTCGGCGGCAGCGCCGTGCTCACCGGCGCGGGCGCAATCGGCGGGTTGCAAATGGGCGGCGGCGTGGTCTCGCCCGGCAGCGATACGACCGTTGCGACGCTGAATGCATCGGGCGACAGTTCCTTCCTCGCTGGATCGGGTCGTTATCGCGTCAACCTCGCCGACGCCGCTTCGTCCGCCGGCCTCGGCTGGGACCTGATCAACATCACCGGCCTGCTGGAGATCCTCGCCGGCGACGAGCCCGGCGACGTGTTCACCATCGAACTGCTCGGCGATGGCGCGAACTTCGACAATACGGACTATGGCCAACTGTTCACCATCGCCTCAGCAAGCGAAGGCATTGACGGCTTTGATGCCGCAATGTTTGCGGTCAACACCGATAACTTCGGCGTCGACCTGAACGGCGGATCGTTCGTGGTGCAGATGGATGGCAATGACCTGAACCTGGCGTTCATCCCCGAGCCGGGCTCGCTGGCGTTGCTCGGTGGCGCTGCGGGGCTGATGCTGCTGCGTCGGCGTGAACGATCATTCGTAGCAGGATAA
- a CDS encoding prepilin-type N-terminal cleavage/methylation domain-containing protein, whose translation MKTTSRSVACVRTPYARNAKLGTKGFTLIELLVVISIIALLISILLPALGAARETARAMQCSSNLRQQLIGHVMYTQDEGYFVYGHHFGHWTADFHPFQMAAYVGQERPTPGPETIEWMQTGVFRCPTMNRDEQVSLPAAHPFQSYAVNQYTTSRPDARPNGTALRPAGNFLEHIARNFDQIEHSPSHVLMFVEFQGNAEISQAIQIGQGIDGDPGVRYRHNDSANIGFADGHASSIRAEEGRQAGFGDMYERLSTNPSLRLLPR comes from the coding sequence ATGAAAACTACTTCTCGATCTGTCGCGTGCGTTCGCACTCCTTACGCTCGAAATGCCAAACTGGGAACAAAAGGCTTTACGCTGATTGAGCTTTTGGTTGTTATTAGCATTATTGCGTTGCTGATCAGTATTCTGCTGCCTGCCCTGGGCGCGGCACGCGAAACCGCCCGGGCCATGCAATGCAGTTCCAACCTTCGTCAGCAATTGATCGGGCACGTCATGTACACCCAGGATGAAGGCTACTTCGTGTACGGCCATCACTTTGGTCACTGGACGGCCGATTTCCATCCGTTCCAGATGGCGGCGTATGTCGGGCAAGAGCGGCCGACGCCTGGGCCTGAAACGATCGAGTGGATGCAAACCGGCGTCTTTCGCTGCCCAACGATGAATCGAGACGAACAAGTGAGTCTACCGGCCGCACACCCGTTTCAAAGTTACGCCGTCAATCAGTACACGACGTCGCGGCCTGATGCCCGTCCCAATGGCACGGCACTTCGGCCGGCTGGCAACTTTCTTGAGCATATTGCACGCAACTTCGACCAAATCGAGCACTCGCCAAGCCACGTGCTGATGTTCGTCGAGTTTCAAGGGAACGCGGAAATTTCGCAGGCGATCCAGATCGGCCAGGGCATCGACGGCGATCCAGGTGTGCGCTATCGCCACAACGACTCCGCCAACATCGGCTTCGCGGACGGTCACGCGAGTTCCATCCGCGCAGAAGAAGGCAGGCAGGCCGGATTCGGTGACATGTACGAACGGCTAAGCACCAATCCATCACTGCGGCTGCTGCCGCGTTAA
- a CDS encoding substrate-binding domain-containing protein, whose translation MAKYLKVSNLLEQRLRHGDYLLKDFPTDRQLSAEFEVDTRTARKAVAQLIKTGLLVRQPNGRPAAAATIATGGRQKDGKTRTDGKPKEKGTRHTGLHVALLTVAYPSPYTWRWQQALSRVVEKREGLFRPVSYVHLDDPAVTATLESFDVIFFGLPGCDPSDHLLRTIERSRGSAIFLDSDQSKHGFPSVWLASPQMTEKLLEHMAEQGHERIACLNTQPHNDVTDLRIKVWRNWAGDQRGGVLIDQPVAMGGSPMEKAYQVTLETLDGGGFQADGLLCCTSAAAKGVYRALHERGLEAGRDLAVCASDDGAGEAPYLVPSLTSIQDPDPTPYLDVCLDWVQNGARDWKGPLLVQPPRVPLFIGESSQRLRQPSS comes from the coding sequence ATGGCCAAGTACCTCAAAGTTTCAAATCTGCTCGAACAGCGGCTACGCCACGGGGATTACCTGCTGAAGGACTTTCCCACGGATCGGCAGTTGTCTGCTGAATTCGAAGTCGACACGCGCACGGCCCGCAAGGCGGTGGCGCAACTGATCAAGACTGGCTTGCTCGTTCGTCAGCCCAATGGCAGGCCCGCTGCCGCCGCGACTATCGCGACCGGCGGGCGGCAAAAGGATGGAAAGACCCGAACCGACGGAAAGCCGAAGGAAAAAGGAACCCGCCACACCGGCCTGCACGTTGCGTTGCTGACCGTTGCGTATCCGTCGCCCTATACGTGGCGGTGGCAGCAGGCCCTCAGCCGCGTCGTCGAAAAGCGTGAAGGCTTGTTTCGGCCGGTCAGTTATGTTCACCTCGACGATCCGGCCGTGACTGCGACGCTGGAGAGTTTCGATGTGATCTTCTTTGGTCTGCCGGGCTGTGATCCGAGTGATCACCTGCTGCGGACGATCGAGCGTTCGCGTGGGTCCGCGATTTTTCTCGACAGCGATCAGTCAAAACACGGTTTTCCAAGTGTCTGGCTCGCTTCGCCGCAGATGACCGAAAAGCTGCTGGAGCATATGGCCGAGCAAGGCCATGAACGCATAGCCTGCTTGAACACGCAGCCGCACAATGACGTGACCGATCTGCGCATCAAGGTCTGGCGCAATTGGGCGGGCGACCAACGCGGCGGTGTGCTGATCGACCAGCCGGTCGCGATGGGCGGCTCTCCGATGGAAAAGGCGTATCAGGTCACGTTGGAGACGCTCGACGGCGGTGGGTTCCAGGCCGACGGATTGTTGTGCTGTACGTCCGCCGCAGCCAAGGGCGTTTACCGTGCATTGCATGAACGTGGTCTTGAAGCGGGCCGTGATCTCGCTGTCTGTGCCAGTGACGACGGAGCGGGTGAAGCGCCGTATCTCGTGCCGTCGTTGACCTCGATTCAGGATCCGGACCCGACCCCCTACCTGGACGTGTGTCTGGACTGGGTGCAAAACGGTGCTCGGGACTGGAAGGGACCATTGCTCGTTCAGCCGCCGCGCGTGCCGCTATTTATTGGTGAATCCAGTCAGCGGTTGCGTCAGCCATCGTCTTAG
- a CDS encoding sulfatase, with the protein MRILYVDIDSLKPSHLGCYGYSRPTSPTMDALAARGVRFNHCYAADSPCVPSRAAMWSGRPGIRNGVVTHENTPAGCAFRYAVPDRHGQCPTLAHHLADAGLQTVSFTSFADRHLQGWFNFGFREFHVPSLKGGNEDGPEVNAAVLPWLRDHAREDNWFVHLTYWDPHTLYTEPMDQFEAMARHPAAAWPDEQTIERQQRDTGIRTASTLWGDNPHDGFGRSRVPTMPDNIRNRSDFEHLINGYDGGIRHADDQLAELVAELDRQGVLEETAIIISADHGEAFGELGQYMEHGSASPATHHIPLIVVWPGITDAAAGTARDEMLLNTDFAPTLAELLELDVPEGWCGRSFAPALQGQAMHLDEPLVWTHGLHTRQRAVFDGRYLFIRTYHPSWYAYPPRMLFDLEQDPHQQHDLADELPDRVSAMGAQLTAWEQAHVDATGQPDPMRLAQHQPPAAAGLPDYLERLEKLGRAEDAKAIRERLARVPTHYAPPALEPKSSSQ; encoded by the coding sequence ATGCGAATTCTGTATGTCGATATCGACTCTCTAAAACCTTCCCATTTAGGATGTTACGGCTATAGTCGGCCAACCTCACCGACCATGGATGCCTTGGCGGCGCGAGGGGTCCGCTTCAATCACTGCTACGCCGCGGACAGCCCGTGCGTCCCGAGTCGGGCGGCCATGTGGAGCGGTCGGCCGGGCATCCGCAATGGCGTGGTTACCCACGAAAACACCCCGGCCGGCTGCGCTTTCCGGTACGCCGTTCCTGACCGTCACGGGCAGTGTCCGACGTTGGCCCATCATCTGGCCGACGCGGGGCTGCAGACCGTCAGTTTTACCAGCTTTGCCGACCGGCACTTGCAGGGCTGGTTCAACTTCGGGTTTCGAGAATTTCACGTGCCGTCGCTCAAAGGCGGGAATGAAGACGGGCCGGAAGTCAACGCCGCGGTGTTGCCCTGGCTGCGCGATCATGCTCGCGAGGACAACTGGTTTGTCCACCTGACCTATTGGGATCCGCATACGCTCTACACCGAACCGATGGATCAGTTCGAAGCGATGGCCAGGCATCCCGCGGCCGCCTGGCCCGACGAACAAACGATCGAGCGTCAGCAGCGCGACACCGGCATTCGGACGGCGAGCACGCTCTGGGGCGACAACCCGCACGATGGGTTCGGCCGAAGCCGCGTGCCCACCATGCCGGACAACATTCGCAATCGCAGTGACTTCGAGCATCTGATCAACGGCTACGACGGCGGCATCCGTCACGCGGACGATCAACTGGCCGAGTTGGTCGCGGAACTCGATCGGCAAGGGGTGCTCGAAGAGACCGCCATCATCATCAGCGCCGACCACGGCGAAGCGTTCGGCGAACTGGGGCAGTACATGGAGCATGGCAGCGCTTCGCCGGCCACGCATCACATCCCACTGATCGTCGTCTGGCCCGGCATTACCGACGCGGCGGCAGGCACGGCCCGCGACGAAATGCTATTGAACACGGACTTCGCTCCCACGCTTGCCGAGTTGCTCGAACTGGATGTGCCCGAAGGTTGGTGCGGGCGCAGTTTCGCGCCAGCGTTGCAGGGCCAGGCGATGCACCTTGACGAACCGCTCGTCTGGACGCACGGCCTGCACACGCGCCAACGGGCTGTCTTCGATGGCCGATACCTGTTCATTCGCACGTATCACCCGAGCTGGTACGCCTATCCGCCGCGCATGCTGTTCGATCTGGAGCAAGACCCACATCAACAGCACGACCTGGCCGACGAATTGCCCGATCGTGTGTCGGCGATGGGAGCACAACTCACCGCGTGGGAGCAGGCCCACGTCGACGCGACGGGTCAGCCGGACCCGATGCGACTGGCTCAACATCAGCCGCCAGCCGCCGCGGGGCTGCCCGACTATCTCGAACGACTCGAAAAACTGGGACGAGCCGAGGACGCCAAAGCCATCCGAGAGCGACTGGCCCGCGTGCCGACCCATTACGCGCCGCCCGCGCTGGAGCCGAAGTCATCATCGCAGTGA
- a CDS encoding S8 family serine peptidase, whose product MFQHAVLAGAIVLAALTSAAHGVSSSSNGLIDVNITELLGIDLFHNAGYTGERAVVGVIESGHLWSDHQTLRHVDTFIQSPQARFGSTQLGDVNRHATFVAGLIGGRPADAAVYKTGFAPGAEMWSGAIATQWFNTPSVQDSFTFADHHALVYPFLTMMRTGVENRRADVINFSVGLGAGSAAADISARVIDSLTYENRQSVIVSAGNSGPSSGSVNRPADAYNVITVGALARGTATPYANVAGFSSRGPGNFYNPVTGETVPNARALVDIVAPGQNLIAPFYGGTTGQNTGGTDISNGRGDRYAGYNPPNGPNVGGPVSGTSFSAPLVSGTAALLADVGHDRYPSHGTDGRVIKAVLLTSAQKPGPWSNGQTVDADGVVRTTQALDYTFGAGRLDAGAAFTLYTTGTTDLPGHDGGLVAELGWDFGMVGENTPTDYLIDVPLAAGSTFTATLTWFAERTFENLAWNGVTTVSDNRLDNLDLQLWQLTGPDSAEAVLIAESVSEYNTVEHFSILIPEAGEYMLRVLWENKWYDRLGGANVQEYALAWHGIAVPEPGTLVIVLALSVTMLRSHRGRRVA is encoded by the coding sequence ATGTTTCAACACGCGGTGCTCGCAGGCGCCATCGTCCTCGCCGCGCTCACCAGCGCTGCCCACGGCGTCAGCAGCAGCAGCAACGGCCTGATCGACGTCAACATCACCGAACTGCTCGGCATCGATCTCTTTCACAACGCGGGCTACACCGGCGAACGGGCGGTGGTCGGTGTGATTGAGTCGGGCCATCTCTGGAGCGACCACCAGACGCTTCGGCATGTGGACACGTTTATCCAGTCGCCGCAGGCGCGTTTCGGTTCGACGCAACTGGGCGACGTCAACCGCCACGCCACGTTTGTCGCCGGCTTAATCGGTGGCCGACCGGCCGACGCCGCCGTGTACAAGACCGGCTTCGCGCCCGGCGCGGAGATGTGGTCTGGCGCGATCGCCACCCAATGGTTCAACACGCCTTCGGTGCAGGACAGTTTTACCTTCGCTGACCATCATGCGCTGGTCTACCCGTTTTTGACCATGATGCGCACCGGCGTTGAGAACCGGCGGGCGGACGTGATCAATTTTTCCGTGGGCCTGGGGGCAGGCAGTGCGGCGGCCGACATTTCCGCACGCGTGATCGACTCGCTGACTTACGAGAACCGGCAGAGCGTCATCGTGTCGGCGGGCAATAGCGGGCCTTCGTCCGGCTCGGTCAATCGGCCAGCCGACGCGTACAACGTGATTACTGTCGGCGCCCTGGCACGCGGCACGGCCACGCCTTACGCGAACGTCGCAGGATTCAGCAGTCGTGGCCCGGGCAACTTCTACAACCCCGTGACCGGCGAAACCGTGCCGAATGCACGGGCGCTGGTGGACATCGTCGCGCCGGGGCAGAACCTGATCGCGCCGTTCTACGGCGGCACGACCGGGCAGAACACCGGCGGCACGGATATCTCCAACGGCCGCGGGGACCGCTACGCCGGCTATAACCCGCCGAACGGCCCGAACGTCGGCGGCCCCGTCAGCGGCACGAGCTTCTCCGCACCGTTGGTCAGCGGGACGGCTGCGCTGCTCGCCGACGTGGGTCACGACCGCTATCCCAGTCATGGCACGGACGGTCGCGTCATCAAGGCTGTGCTGCTGACCAGTGCCCAGAAACCCGGGCCGTGGAGCAATGGCCAGACGGTCGACGCGGATGGCGTCGTCCGCACCACGCAGGCGTTGGATTACACCTTCGGTGCAGGCCGACTCGACGCCGGCGCGGCGTTCACCCTTTACACCACCGGCACGACCGACCTGCCCGGCCACGACGGCGGCCTTGTCGCCGAACTCGGATGGGACTTCGGCATGGTCGGCGAAAACACCCCCACCGATTACCTGATCGACGTGCCGCTGGCTGCGGGCAGCACGTTTACTGCCACGCTCACATGGTTTGCCGAGCGCACGTTCGAAAACCTCGCTTGGAACGGCGTCACCACCGTCAGCGATAATCGACTCGACAATCTCGATCTGCAATTGTGGCAACTCACCGGTCCGGACTCGGCCGAGGCCGTGCTGATCGCCGAGTCGGTCAGCGAGTACAACACGGTCGAGCATTTTTCAATTTTGATCCCCGAAGCAGGCGAGTACATGCTTCGCGTCCTCTGGGAAAATAAGTGGTACGACCGTTTGGGCGGTGCGAATGTTCAAGAATACGCCCTGGCGTGGCACGGCATCGCAGTGCCCGAGCCTGGCACACTGGTGATCGTGCTTGCGTTGAGTGTGACGATGCTGCGTTCGCACCGGGGACGGCGCGTCGCATGA
- a CDS encoding AAA family ATPase encodes MEQETRSPALLTPEEIEPAAGLAGQVLDELDRLLLGQSSLHRMVLIGVLSRGHILFEGLPGVGKTALIKALADILNLSFSRVQFTPDLMPGDIVGTSILQENEQGKREMVFERGPVFTNILLADEINRASPKTQSALLEAMQEQRVTTLGATRELPSPFFVLASQNPIELEGTYPLPEAQVDRFLFKLRVSGVKAEVLEQIVDTRRRGEPPGVRWRLPAGGMDVLTRAMERIVLPRPVARYVARLVAATHPDNAGAGEGVTRYVSYGASPRAAIAMAEAGRAAALLSGRPTVGFEDIKAVAPAVLNHRILLNYQARFDKVDSFDVVEQLLAAVNDVGLDLPEDLAVEVRAT; translated from the coding sequence ATGGAGCAGGAAACAAGGTCGCCCGCGTTGTTGACGCCGGAGGAAATCGAGCCCGCGGCGGGGCTTGCCGGGCAGGTGCTCGATGAGTTGGACCGCCTGTTGCTGGGCCAGTCGTCGCTGCATCGCATGGTGCTCATCGGCGTATTGAGTCGCGGTCATATTCTGTTCGAAGGGTTGCCCGGCGTGGGGAAGACGGCGCTGATTAAAGCGCTGGCAGACATTTTGAACCTGTCGTTTTCGCGTGTGCAGTTTACGCCCGATCTGATGCCGGGCGATATTGTGGGCACGTCGATTCTTCAGGAGAACGAGCAGGGCAAGCGCGAGATGGTTTTCGAGCGTGGGCCGGTGTTCACGAACATTCTGTTGGCGGACGAAATCAACCGGGCGTCGCCGAAGACGCAGTCGGCGTTGCTGGAAGCGATGCAGGAGCAACGGGTGACGACGCTGGGGGCGACGCGCGAACTGCCTTCGCCGTTTTTCGTGCTCGCGTCGCAGAACCCGATCGAGCTTGAGGGCACGTATCCGTTGCCCGAGGCGCAGGTGGACCGGTTTCTGTTCAAGCTGCGTGTGTCGGGTGTGAAGGCCGAGGTGTTGGAGCAGATTGTCGATACGCGTCGTCGCGGCGAGCCGCCGGGCGTACGGTGGCGGCTGCCGGCGGGTGGGATGGATGTGCTCACGCGGGCGATGGAGCGGATCGTGCTGCCGCGGCCGGTCGCGCGATATGTGGCCCGGCTGGTGGCGGCGACGCATCCGGATAACGCAGGGGCGGGGGAAGGGGTGACGCGGTATGTGAGCTATGGCGCGTCGCCGCGTGCGGCGATTGCGATGGCGGAGGCCGGCCGAGCGGCGGCGCTGCTCAGCGGTCGGCCGACGGTGGGGTTTGAAGATATCAAGGCGGTTGCCCCCGCAGTGCTGAACCATCGCATATTGCTGAACTACCAGGCGCGGTTCGACAAGGTCGACAGCTTCGATGTAGTCGAGCAGTTGCTCGCGGCGGTGAACGACGTGGGCCTTGATCTGCCTGAAGACCTGGCGGTGGAAGTTCGCGCGACGTGA